In the Geobacter sp. FeAm09 genome, one interval contains:
- a CDS encoding DUF485 domain-containing protein, producing the protein MAEKQYDWSAIAKNPKFIELHHKKSAFLFGWWIFSCVYYFLLPIGAAYAPGLFKIKIIGVINFGYIFALSQFFVSWGLALYYAHVANKDFDRLTRELVEEIQ; encoded by the coding sequence ATGGCAGAGAAACAGTACGACTGGTCAGCAATTGCGAAGAATCCCAAGTTTATCGAACTGCATCACAAAAAATCCGCCTTCCTCTTCGGCTGGTGGATATTCTCCTGCGTGTATTACTTCCTGCTGCCCATCGGAGCGGCGTATGCACCGGGCCTGTTCAAGATCAAGATCATCGGCGTCATCAACTTCGGGTACATCTTCGCCCTTTCCCAGTTCTTCGTTTCCTGGGGCTTGGCCCTGTACTACGCCCATGTTGCCAACAAGGACTTTGACCGGCTGACCAGGGAACTGGTCGAAGAAATCCAGTAA
- a CDS encoding IclR family transcriptional regulator — protein MDRARGAYSVQSVLKAFDLLEALAAEGAHVTVPLLAQRLDLSRNKVFRLLATLEDSGFIERDGEGAYRLGLHAFEMAQHILKSTSLIRLAHPVMEELARKHDEAVYITVMNNDEVLFLDMVDSFQQVKAMDMVGQRFPFFTNAAGKAIKAMSSPDIIKYMGRRRAGKNGVPDLKQLERELHEIRKNGVAIDFGGVGDGICAVAVAIRDYAGKVVGALTMLAPAFRMLQERLEQEIVPSMREGAEIISMKFGYARMPAY, from the coding sequence ATGGACAGGGCAAGAGGGGCATACTCGGTTCAGTCGGTTCTCAAAGCGTTCGATCTTCTGGAGGCCCTGGCGGCCGAGGGGGCGCACGTGACCGTCCCCCTGCTGGCCCAAAGGCTCGACCTGAGCAGGAACAAGGTCTTCCGGCTGCTGGCAACCCTCGAGGACAGCGGGTTCATCGAACGGGACGGCGAGGGGGCTTACCGGCTCGGCCTGCATGCCTTCGAGATGGCGCAGCACATTCTGAAAAGCACGAGCCTGATCAGGCTCGCCCACCCGGTGATGGAGGAGTTGGCGCGCAAGCACGACGAAGCGGTGTACATCACCGTGATGAACAACGATGAAGTGCTGTTTCTCGATATGGTGGACTCGTTCCAGCAGGTAAAGGCCATGGATATGGTGGGGCAGCGCTTCCCCTTCTTCACCAACGCCGCCGGCAAGGCCATCAAGGCCATGAGTTCTCCGGACATCATCAAATATATGGGGCGGCGCCGCGCCGGAAAGAACGGGGTGCCCGACCTGAAACAACTGGAGAGGGAGCTGCATGAAATACGCAAGAACGGCGTGGCCATCGACTTTGGCGGGGTAGGGGATGGCATCTGCGCCGTGGCGGTGGCGATCCGCGATTATGCCGGCAAGGTCGTGGGGGCGCTCACCATGCTGGCTCCGGCGTTCCGCATGCTTCAGGAACGGCTGGAGCAGGAGATCGTGCCTTCAATGCGTGAAGGCGCGGAGATCATTTCCATGAAATTCGGCTATGCCAGGATGCCGGCTTATTAG
- the secA gene encoding preprotein translocase subunit SecA, whose translation MFGSLIKKIVGSKNERELKKLWPIVTKINGMESSIAQLTDEQLRGKTAEFKERHAKGESLDALLPEAFAVCREAGKRVLGMRHFDVQLIGGMVLHSGKISEMKTGEGKTLVATLPAYLNAISGKGVHVVTVNDYLAKRDAEWMGKLYGFLGLEVGVIVHGLEDDERRDNYAADITYGTNNEFGFDYLRDNMKFSLDDYVQRGFNYAIVDEVDSILIDEARTPLIISGPTEESTDKYYIIDRIIPMLQRGEVKEVEANTLSGKRKQYTGDFTIDEKAKSATLTEQGVLKVEKLLKVDNLYDPRNIESLHHVQQALRAHAMYKRDVDYVVKDGEVMIVDEFTGRLMPGRRWSDGLHQAIEAKEGVKIENENQTLATITFQNYFRMYKKLSGMTGTADTEAEEFNKIYKLEVVVIPTNRPLLRPDFPDVIYKTEMEKFAAVIEDIKEHYAGGQPCLVGTISIEKSEVLSELLKRQGIPHNVLNAKQHEREAEIVAQAGRKNAITIATNMAGRGTDILLGGNPDSLAKQWRRANPEATDEQFAAELEKFRAQCAVEHDEVVKLGGLHILGTERHESRRIDNQLRGRSGRQGDPGSSKFYLSLQDDLLRIFGSERVAKIMDLLKIEEGEAITHTMITKSIENAQKKVEAHNFDIRKHLIEYDDVMNKQREVIYTQRREILAGQDIRDNFLDMLDETIEDISATYCIERMPAHEWDWQAIGELVFKCFNLHLDLPGEALDRLNPTNFQETLKEQAHAIFQAKVAELGDELIDHLIKVMMLQAIDNHWKDHLLNIDHLKEGIGLRGYGQKDPKQEYKKEAYNLFMEMIARIREEVVERIYWVQVNHEDEIQEIAEEQRPQKLVFNISGDEERHQEPAKSAKVAGRNDPCPCGSGKKYKKCCGK comes from the coding sequence ATGTTCGGTTCCCTTATCAAAAAAATCGTCGGCAGCAAGAACGAACGCGAACTCAAGAAGCTCTGGCCGATCGTTACCAAAATCAACGGCATGGAATCCTCCATCGCCCAGCTTACGGATGAGCAGTTGCGCGGCAAGACGGCCGAGTTCAAGGAGCGCCACGCCAAGGGTGAATCCCTCGACGCCCTCCTGCCCGAGGCGTTTGCCGTCTGCCGCGAGGCGGGCAAGCGGGTGCTGGGGATGCGCCATTTCGACGTACAGCTGATCGGCGGCATGGTGCTGCACTCCGGCAAGATCTCCGAGATGAAGACCGGCGAGGGGAAGACCCTGGTGGCCACCCTGCCCGCCTACCTGAACGCCATCTCCGGCAAGGGGGTACATGTCGTCACTGTCAACGACTACCTGGCAAAGCGCGACGCCGAGTGGATGGGCAAGCTGTACGGCTTTCTGGGGCTCGAGGTCGGCGTGATCGTGCACGGCCTCGAGGATGACGAGCGCCGGGACAACTACGCCGCCGACATCACCTACGGGACCAACAACGAGTTCGGCTTCGACTATCTCCGGGACAACATGAAGTTCTCCCTGGACGACTACGTCCAGCGCGGCTTCAACTACGCCATCGTGGACGAGGTGGACTCGATCCTGATCGACGAGGCCAGGACGCCGCTGATCATCTCCGGCCCGACGGAGGAATCCACCGACAAGTACTACATCATCGACCGCATCATCCCGATGCTGCAGCGGGGCGAAGTGAAGGAGGTCGAGGCCAACACCCTCTCGGGCAAACGCAAGCAGTACACCGGCGATTTCACCATCGACGAGAAGGCCAAGAGCGCCACCCTCACCGAGCAGGGGGTCCTGAAGGTCGAAAAGCTGCTCAAGGTGGACAACCTGTACGACCCGCGCAACATAGAGTCGCTGCACCACGTCCAGCAGGCCCTGCGGGCTCACGCCATGTACAAGCGCGACGTGGACTACGTGGTCAAGGACGGCGAGGTGATGATCGTGGACGAGTTCACCGGCCGCCTCATGCCGGGGCGCCGCTGGTCCGACGGCCTGCACCAGGCCATCGAGGCCAAGGAAGGGGTCAAGATCGAAAACGAGAACCAGACCCTGGCCACCATCACCTTCCAGAACTATTTCCGCATGTACAAGAAGCTCTCCGGCATGACCGGCACCGCCGATACCGAAGCCGAGGAATTCAACAAGATCTACAAGCTGGAAGTAGTGGTCATCCCGACCAACCGACCGTTGTTGCGCCCGGACTTCCCGGACGTGATCTACAAGACCGAGATGGAGAAGTTCGCGGCGGTCATTGAGGACATCAAGGAACATTACGCCGGCGGCCAGCCCTGCCTGGTGGGCACCATCTCCATCGAAAAGTCCGAGGTGCTCTCGGAACTGCTCAAGCGCCAGGGGATTCCCCACAACGTATTGAACGCCAAACAGCACGAGCGCGAGGCCGAGATCGTGGCCCAGGCCGGCCGCAAGAACGCCATCACCATCGCCACCAACATGGCCGGCCGCGGTACCGACATCCTCCTGGGGGGCAATCCGGACTCCCTGGCCAAGCAGTGGCGCCGGGCCAACCCCGAGGCCACCGACGAGCAGTTCGCGGCGGAACTGGAAAAATTCAGGGCCCAGTGCGCCGTGGAGCACGACGAGGTGGTCAAGCTGGGGGGCCTGCACATCCTGGGCACCGAGCGCCACGAGTCCCGCCGCATCGACAACCAGCTGCGCGGCCGCTCCGGACGCCAGGGCGACCCCGGTTCGTCCAAATTCTACCTCTCGCTCCAGGACGACCTGCTCCGGATCTTCGGCTCCGAGCGGGTGGCGAAGATCATGGACCTGCTCAAGATCGAGGAGGGTGAGGCCATCACCCACACCATGATCACCAAGTCCATAGAAAACGCCCAGAAAAAGGTGGAGGCCCACAACTTCGACATCCGCAAGCACCTGATCGAGTACGACGACGTCATGAACAAGCAGCGCGAGGTGATCTACACCCAGCGCCGCGAGATCCTGGCGGGACAGGACATCCGCGACAACTTCCTGGATATGCTGGACGAGACCATCGAGGATATCTCCGCCACCTACTGCATCGAAAGGATGCCGGCCCATGAATGGGATTGGCAGGCCATCGGCGAACTGGTGTTCAAATGTTTCAACCTCCACCTGGACCTGCCCGGGGAGGCGCTGGACCGGCTGAATCCGACCAACTTCCAGGAGACGCTCAAAGAACAGGCCCACGCCATCTTTCAGGCCAAGGTCGCCGAATTGGGAGACGAATTGATCGATCACCTGATCAAGGTGATGATGCTCCAGGCCATCGACAACCACTGGAAAGACCACCTGCTCAACATCGACCACCTGAAGGAAGGCATCGGCCTGCGCGGCTACGGCCAGAAGGACCCCAAGCAGGAGTACAAGAAAGAGGCCTACAACCTGTTCATGGAGATGATCGCCCGCATCCGCGAGGAGGTGGTGGAGCGCATCTACTGGGTTCAGGTCAATCACGAGGACGAGATCCAGGAGATCGCCGAGGAGCAGCGTCCCCAGAAGCTGGTCTTCAACATCTCCGGGGACGAGGAGCGCCACCAGGAACCGGCCAAAAGCGCCAAGGTGGCGGGCAGGAACGACCCCTGCCCCTGCGGCAGCGGCAAGAAGTACAAGAAGTGCTGCGGTAAATAA